The following is a genomic window from Candidatus Krumholzibacteriia bacterium.
CGACCTCTCGGTCGACGAGCAGGAGTACGTGGAAGACTGCGAGGTCTGCTGCCGCCCGATCCTGGCCCGCGTGCGGGCCGAGGACGGCGAACTGCTCGACTTCGAGGCCCGCACCCTCGAATAGTGCAACCCGCCCGGAGCACCCTCCGTAGAGCGTATACCTTTCCGATACCGATGTGATATCATAGCGATATCCAACCACCGGCCCGACGCACACGGGCCGGACAACCGGAGGCGCTCGCATGTCCACCATCCCCAGCTCCGTGCCCTCGAAGGAGAAGACGCTCCGCCCGGTGAACGGCGGCCTGCTCCTTACGTTGACCATCATTCTCTACCTGGCCATCGTCGGGAGCTTCGTCTGGGTCGCCGTCCAGACCGATTCCTTCTACCTGTCCCACCTCGTGCTCCTGATCCTGGCCACCATCGCCCTGCCCTTCGTCCTGGCCGGCCTCTTCGTGGTCCCGCCGCGCGAGGCCCGGGTCCTGGTCCTGTTCGGCAAGTACGCCGGCACCGTCCGCGATCCGGGCTTCTTCTGGGCGAATCCCTTCGCCAAGCGCACGGACGTCTCCCTGAAGGCCGTGAACATCGCGAGCGAGCGGATCAAGGTGAACGACCTCGACGGCAACCCGATCGAGATCGGTGCGGTGGTCGTGTACCAGGTTCGCGACACCTCGCAGGCGGTCTTCGATGTCGAGGACTACCGGCAGTTCACCGACATCCAGGTCGAGACGGCGGTCCGCAAGCTGGCGAGCATCCATCCCTACGCCGACGACAGCGACGACGTGGTGTCGCTCCGTGGTGACAGCGAGGAGGTCTCGAACGAGCTGCTGACCGAGCTGCAGGACCGGCTCGACCGCGCGGGCATCGAAGTCATCGAGGCCCGGCTCAGCCACCTCGCCTACGCCGCCGAGATCGCCTCGGCCATGCTGCAGCGGCAGCAGGCGGCGGCGATCGTCGCGGCCCGTCGGCAGATCGTCGACGGCGCGGTGGGCATGGTCGAGGACGCGATCCACTCGCTGGCCGACAAGGACATCATCGAGCTCGACCCCGAGCGGAAGGCCACGCTCGTGGGCAACCTGCTCGTGGTCCTCTGCGGCCAGGCCGACGCCCAGCCGGTGATCAACACGGGCACGATGTACAACTAGCCCCGCTCGGGCCGGAGCCATGAGCGAAGACCGCCCGAAGTACGATGCCGAACGGCATCCCGACCGCCGCGAGGGTCCCCGCCGGGGATCCTCGCGCAAGGCGTTCCTGGTGCGGCTCCCGCCGGACCTGCACGACGAGCTGCGTCGTTGGGCCGACGCCGAGCTGCGCAGCCTGAACGCGCACATCGAGTACCTGCTCCGCGAAGCGGTCCGCCGGAAGAAGGGTTCGGACTGAGACCGGGGATCCGGGCGAAGGCACTTGTCGTCGCGCCCGACCTCTCGTATCCCCGGGACGAGCTCGCGCCCCCGCTCACCTGCGCCGTTCTCACCTCTTCCCGGAGTTCCGTGATGCTTCGACCCGTCGTGCTGACCCTGCTCGCCGCCCTGACGATCCACACCGTTGTCCAACCCGCCGCCCACGCTGGTCTACCGACCAAGGTCACCGTCCGCGTGCTCGCGCACGACGCCAAGCTGATCGGCTCGGTCGCGGGCGGCGTGGCGATCACCGTCCGCGACGCCGCGACCGGGCGGATCCTGGCCGAGGGGGTCCAGCGCGGCGACACGGGCTCGACCGACGCGATCGTCCGCGAGCCATGGGTCCGGGGCGAGCAACGCCTCGACACCGAGGGTGCGGCCGGCTTCACCGCCACCCTCGACCTGGACGCGCCCACGCTGGTGGAGGTCGAGGCCCGCGGACCGATGGGCTTCCCGACCCCGCAGCACCGCGCCACGCGCACCGTGCGCCTCGTCCCCGGCGAGGACGTCGCGGGCAACGGCATCGTCCTCACGCTGCAGGGCCTGATCGTGAACCTGATCGAGCCCTCCACCGAGGCCACGTTCGCCGCCGGCGACACGATCGAGGTCGAGGCGGGCATGAAGCTGCTCTGCACCTGCCCGATCGAGGAGGACGGCCTGTGGGACGCGGCCGACTACGACGTCCGCGCCGAACTCTGGCGTGGCGGCGAGCTCGTGGTGAGCGCTCCGCTGGACTTCTCGGGCCGCCGCAACGTCTTCGCGGGCGATCTCGAGCTGCCGACCCTCGAGGACGACGACTCCGAGGTCCACGAGCTCCGGATCGTCGCCGGAAACCCTGATCAGGGCAACTGGGGCACCGATCGCGCCACCTACCGCCTGGAGCGCTGACCCGGCACCGCCGAGCGCACGCCCTCACCGCCACCCACCCCTCACCGCCGCGGGGATTCGCACCCCGCGGCGGAAATTCCTACCCACGAACGATTCTCTAAAGCGGAACGCGACCCCGCCGATACCTCCGCGAAGTCGCGGTTCGCTGTCCTTCTTCGGGCTCCCATCTCCACGACCGAAGTCAGGCGCAGAACCGAATGTGGAACGCGGCCCCACCGTACGGGGGCCCTGCGGAGGAATCGACATGCGAGCATTTCCGACCATCGCCCTGATGGCCCTGGTGTGCGTCCTCGCCACCGCTCCGGCCGCCTCGGCACAGGACGTGGCCGTGCACGGCTTCGCGAGCCAGGGCTACCTGCGCTCCAGCGCGAACAACTACCTGGGCGACACCGAGGACGGGTCGGCCGAGTACCAGGAGTTCGCCTTCAACATCGCCAGCCAGATCCAGGACGACCTGCGTGTGGGCGTGCAATTCTTCGCGCGCGATCTGGGCCCGCTGGGCAACAACGAGATCGAGCTCGACTGGGCCTTCGGCGACTACCGCTGGCACGACCAGCTCGGCTTCCGCGTGGGGCGCTACAAGATGCCCTACGGCTTCTACAACGAGACCGCCGACTTCGACGCCGCGCGCACCGCGGTGTTGATGCCGTCGGGCGTCTACGACATGCGCTACCGCGACCTGCTGGTCGCCGCGAACGGCGTGCAGGCCTACGGCCGCCTGAACCTGATCCCCGGCATGAACGGTGGGATCGACTACACGGCCTTCTACGGCACGACGGGTGCGGAGCAGGGCGGCTCGGTCGACCGGACCTTCGACGCCGCCTACGACGCGCTGCCGGACCCGGCTTTCGGCGGGATCTCGACGGGCACCAACATGACCGACCTCACGGTGAACTACCTCGCCGGCGGATCGCTGCAGTGGGAAACGCCCCTGCAGGGCCTGCGCGTGGGCGCCTCGTTGGTGCACTACGACGCCGACTTCACCTTCCGGTTCAACGATCCGAACTTCGCCGGCATCTACCAGCAGGCCGGCGGCGTGCAGGACCTCCTGTTCACCACGAAGAACACGAACTTCTCGGTGATCGGTGCGGAGTACACGTGGGGTGACTTCGTCTTCGCGGCCGAGCAGTCGCGTTGGAAGGGCGACTTCGAATCGCAGGCGCCCTCGGTCGTGGCCCAGCTGCCGGCGAACATGTTCGATCCGTCGGCACCGGACGGCATGATGACGGAGATCCCCATCGCGGTCGCGAGCGATCAGATCAACTACGAGAGCTGGTACGCGCAAGGCAGCTACCGGGTGAACGAGTGGCTCGAGTTCGGCAGCTACTACTCGATCTACTACCAGAACGCCGACGACAAGAACCGCGACGATCCGAACGCCTTCCAGCAGGACATCGCCGTCAGTGCCCGCTTCGACGTCAGTTACGCCATGACGGTGAAGCTCGAGGCGCATTTCATGGAAGGCTACGCCCAGCTGCTGAGCGACATCAATCAGGGCCTTCTCGGCGCCGGCGATCTCCCGGACGAGAGCTGGACCATGTTCGCGGCGAAGACCTCCTTCGTCTTCTAGGAACCGGGAGTGAGAACCATGAAGAACCGCATTCTGACGGCCCTCGCCCTGGTCACCCTCGTCGCACTGTCCGCGCTTCCGGCCCACGCCGGCCCGAAGGTGATCGTGAACAGTGACGCCGGAGTCAGCAGCGTGTCGGCGGAGACCGTGAAGAACGTCTTCCTCGGCAGGACCACGAAGTTCGACAACGGAACCAAGGTCACCTTCGCCGTGCTGAAGGATGGCGCCGCACACGAGTCCTTCCTGGACGACGTGGTCGGCAAGTCCCCGAGCCAGTTCCTCAGCTACTGGCGAAAGCTCGCGTTCTCGGGCAAGGGCACCATGCCGCAGGAGTTCGACTCCGAAGACGCACTGGTGGCCTTCGTGCAGAGCACGCCGGGCGCGATCGGGTACGTGAGTGAGAGCACCGCGACCGACGGCGTGACCGTCGTCGCGCTCGACTAGCCACGGCCGGAGAGGGGGCGGACGGGAATCCGCCCCCGACGGCCCGGAACGGGAGATTTCCGGCGATGGCGATGAGGATCCGGCACAAGGTCTGGTTGGCGAGCGTGATCCTGCTCGCGGGCTACCTGATCAACGTCACCCTCGGCTTCGTCCAGAACGGACAGACCGAGGCCACGCTGCGCACCACGGCCGAGACGAGCTTCCCGGCCGCGCAGCACTGTCAGAAGGTCCTGACCGACTTCGAGGACCAGTCGCGTCTGTTCGAGGAAGGCGTGATCTTCGGCGAGCAGGAGATGCTGACGAAGGCCCGCGACAAGGGGGCGACCCTCCTGGAGCGGCTCCGCGAGATCCAGGCCCTCGAAGGACTCGACGAACACCTAGCGGCCGACATCGACCGCGCGATCGACGAGACCGAGGCCTACAACTCCGCCGCCTTCGACCTGTACCGGAAGATGGCGCAGGGCGACTTCGCGGCGGCGTCGGCCGAGGCCCGGAGCGCGGTCGCGTCGCAGCGCGAATCCCTGCTGGCGCAGCACGAGTCGCACGTCGACCACACCAGCGAGAACCTGCAGAGCACCCTGGCCGACGCCAAGACCGCCAGCCAGCGCGCCCGCGTGGTGAGTCTCGCCCTCTTCGCCGTGGTCATTGCCGTGTCGATTGTGGCCGTTCGCTACGTGACGACCCGTATGATCACCGCCCCGCTGCACACCATCCTCGACCGCATGGCCGACATCGCCGACGGGCAAGGCGACCTCACACAGCGACTCGACGTCCACTCGAACGACGAGATCGGCGAGCTCAGCGAGACCTTCAACCGCTTCGTCGGCAAGATCCAGGACGCGATCAAGGCCGTCGCCCAGAACACCGACGTGGTCGGCCGGTCGGCGCAGTCGCTGCACGAGGTCAGCGAACAGATGCGGGCCACCGCCACGCAGACCATGGAGCGCTCGCAGGCCGCCGAACGCGAGAGCAACGACGTGAACGCCAGTGCGCTGAGCGCCGCGTCGAGCTCCGAGGAGATGTCGAGTTCGATCGACGAGATCGCCCAGAACGCCGCGCTGGCTGCCCAGGAGACGGGCATGGCGGTCGAGAACGTGCAGCAGGCCACGCAGCGGATCGGCGAGCTCGACGCCGCGGGCACCGAGATCGGCAGCGTGATCAAGGTGATCGAGTCGATCGCCGAGCAGACGAACCTGCTGGCGCTGAACGCCACCATCGAGGCCGCGCGCGCCGGCGAGGCGGGCAAGGGCTTCGCGGTGGTGGCCAACGAGGTCAAGGAACTGGCCTCGCAGACCGCGCGGGCGACGGAGGAGTCGACGGAGAAGATCCGCTACATCCAGGAGAGCACGCAGCGCTCGGTCACGGCCATGGACGAGATCAGTGCGGTGATCGGGCGGATCAACGACATCGCCACCACCATCGCCGCGGCGGTCGAGGAGCAGAGCGCGGCCACGCGCGAGATCACCCAGAGCGTGAACAAGGCGGCCCAGGGCAGCTCGGCGATCACGCAGAACGTGGCGCTGGTCTCGCGGTCGGCCCAGGACGCCAGCAACCGGGCGGACTCCACGCTGAGTTCCGCCAACGAACTGTCGACCATGGTCCAGCAGCTCCAGTCGCTGGTCGGGCAGTTCCGCTACTAGAGTCGTCCCGCGCCCCCCGCTCCCGCGGGAGCAACGCACGGCCGGGCCCTCGTGGGGTCCGGCCGTTGCCTTGATCCGGGCCCCGCCGACCGTATGCCGGCGATGTGTGCGCCCTCACGACGCCCGTGCTACATTGCCGCCGGCGAGGGCCACCGACCCCGCCCCGACGTCCCACCGCACCTCCTCCCCGCCGAAGGACGCCGACCATGTCGCGCGCGCACGTCAGCCATTCCGGGGGAGACCTCCTCCGGCCGACCGACTCCTTCGTCCCCCGCCACCTCGGCCCCTCGGACTCCGACACCGAGGCCATGCTGGCCGCCCTGGGGATCGCCTCGATCGACGACCTGATCGACGAGACGGTGCCGGCGGGGATCCGGCTGCCCGAACGCCTGGCGCTGGACGGCCCGCGGACGGAGAGCGAGGCCCTGGCCGAGATCCGCGGCATCGCCGCGGGCAACCGGGTGATGCGCAGCTTCATCGGGATGGGCTACCACGACACGCTCACCCCGGCGGTGATCCAGCGGAACGTGCTCGAGAACCCGGGCTGGTACACGCAGTACACGCCCTACCAGGCGGAGATCTCGCAAGGACGGCTCGAGGCGCTGCTGAACTTCCAGACCATGGTCAGCGACCTGTGCGCGCTGCCGCTCAGCAACGCCTCGCTGCTCGACGAAGCCACGGCCGCGGCCGAGGCCATGGGCATGTGCTGGTCAGTGGGCCGGCAGAAGCGCCATCGTTTCTTCGTGTCCGACGACTGCCATCCGCAGACGATCGCGGTGGTCGAGACGCGCGCCACGCCGCTGGGAATCGACGTCGTGGTCGGAGACCTCGAGGACTTCGACCCGAGCGGCGAGGACTACTTCGGCGTCCTGGCCTCGTACCCGACCACCGACGGCCGCGTGGTCGACCTGGCCGGCGTGGCCGAGCGCGCCCATGCCCACGGCACCCGCGTGGTGGTGGCCGCCGACCTCCTCGCGCTCACGCTCCTGCGCGCGCCGGGCGAGTTCGGCGCCGACATCGCGATCGGCTCGAGCCAGCGATTCGGCGTACCCCTGGGCTTCGGCGGACCGCACGCCGCCTTCATGGCCGCCGCCGACGACTTCAAGCGGCTCATGCCCGGCCGGATCATCGGCGTGAGCAAGGACTCCGCCGGCAAGCCGGCGCTGCGCCTGGCCATGCAGACGCGCGAGCAGCACATCCGCCGCGACAAGGCCACCAGCAACATCTGCACGGCGCAGGTGCTGCTGGCCGTGATGGCCTCGATGTACGGCGTCTACCACGGCCCCGACGGCCTGCGACGGATCGCCGCCCGCGTGCACGGACTCGCCGAACTGGTGCGCACCGCGGCCCGCCGGCTCGGCCACGAGGTCGCCGACGGCCCGATCTTCGACACGGTGCGCATCACGCCGCAGGGCATCGACGCCACCGCGGTGCGCTACGCGGCCGAGCAGCGCGGCCTGAACTTCCGCTGGTTCGACGACGGCTCGGTGGGCATCGCCCTCGACGAGCCGACCACCGCCGAGGAAGTCACCGCGATCCTCGAGTCGCTCACCCCGGCCGACACCGAGACGCCCGAGGTCGAACCCCTGGCCGCCGAGGCGAGCACCGAGGTCGATCCGGCCTTCGCGCGCACGAGCGACTACATGACGCACCCGGTGTTCCACGAGAACCGCAGCGAGCACCAGATGCTGCGCTACCTGCACAAGCTGCAGTCGCGCGACCTGTCGCTGGTGCACTCGATGATCCCGCTCGGCTCGTGCACGATGAAGCTCAACGCCAGCGCCGAGATGGCCCCGGTCACCTGGAACGAGTTCGGGCGCCTGCACCCCTTCGCGCCCGAGAACCAGACCGAGGGCTACCGCGAACTCTTCCGGCAGATGGAATCGACCCTGGGCGAGATCACCGGCTACGACGCCGTGTCGCTGCAGCCGAACGCAGGCGCGCAGGGCGAGTACACCGGCCTGCTGGTGATCCGCGCCTACCACCACGCCCGCGGCGACCACGACCGCGACGTGTGCCTGATCCCGGTGTCGGCCCACGGCACCAATCCGGCGAGCGCGGTCATGGCGGGCATGAAGGTCGTGTCGGTGGACTGCGACGACGCCGGCAACATCGACCTCGACGACCTGAAGGCCAAGGCCGAGAAGCACGCCGACCGCCTGTCGGCGCTCATGATCACCTACCCGTCGACGCACGGCGTGTTCGAGGAGACCGTGCGCGAGGTCTGCGACACCGTCCACGCCCACGGCGGGCAGGTGTACATGGACGGCGCGAACATGAACGCGCAGGTCGGTGTGACCACGCCGGGCTCGATGGGTGCCGACGTCTGCCACCTGAACCTGCACAAGACCTTCTGCATCCCGCACGGCGGCGGCGGCCCGGGCATGGGCCCGATCGGCGTGAAGGCGCACCTGGCGCCCTTCCTGCCCGGTCACCCGGTGGTGGAGACCGGCGGCGAGCAGGCGATCGGTCCGGTGTCGGCCGCCCCCTGGGGCAGCCCGAGCATCCTGCCGATCAGCTGGATGTACATGCGCATGATGGGCGAGGAGGGCCTGCGCCGCGCCACCGGCATGGCGGTGCTCAACGCCAACTACATGGCCCACCGCCTGCGCGACCACTACCCGATCCTCTACAGCGGTCGCAACGGACGCGTGGCCCACGAGTTCATCCTCGACGTGCGCGCCTTCAAGGACTCGGCCGGCGTCACGGTCGACGACATCGCCAAGCGTCTGGTGGACTACGGCTTCCACGCCCCCACCATGAGCTGGCCGGTGGCGGGCACGCTCATGGTCGAGCCCACCGAGAGCGAGTCGAAGGACGAGCTCGACCGCTTCTGCGAGGCCATGATCGCCATCCGCGAGGAGATCCGGGCGATCGAGGACGGCACCGCCGACGGCGACGACAACGTCCTGCACAACGCGCCGCACACCCTGGCCGAACTCACCCGCGACGACTGGCCGCACCCCTACTCGCGCGAGCAGGCGGGCTGGCCGAAGCCGTGGCTGCGCGACGCGAAGTTCTTCCCCTCGGTCGGCCGCGTCGACAACGCCTGGGGCGACCGCCACCTGGTGTGCACGTGCCCGCCGGTCGAGGAGATGGCCGAGGTCTGAACGCCGCTTCCGCCGCGGAAGTCCGCAGAACGCCCCGTCGATCGTCGGCGGGGCGTTCGTGCGTTCAGAAGCGCGCCTTCAGCGCCCCGAAGCTCGAGGCCGTGGCGTCGACCGGATGGAAGGGATTCGGCAGGGTCGCGTTCAGGATCACGCAGGCGTCCGGGTAGGCCTCGCCACCGTCGGTCGCCGGGGTGAAGGGATGGATCTCCCCCTCGCAATCCTGCCAGCCCGGGCGCCCGTCGGGAAACGACGACGGATCCGAACCCGTCAGGCAAACGGCGGTGTCGTCGGGAATCGGGGCCGGGACGAAGAAGTCGATCCGCGCCAGCATGACGGCACCGGTCGCTTCCACACAACTGCCGGTCCCGACCACGACCGAGTCGTAGTCGGGGTCGGTGATCGGCGGAAAGGGCCACGGCACCGTCAGACTCAGGACGATCGCGCCGGACTCGAGCAACCCGTCCACCCCGAACTCGTAGGCGAACAGCGGTGTCGGCAGGTCGAAGGCGACCACGTACACCGACTGGACCGTCCCCACGTCGGCAGGCATCGCGCTGAGCGTGCCCTCGGCGTCGGCGAAGAATCCGGCGTCGCCGGGCTCGGCCTGCGACCAGGCGAGCCCGGGAAGGAGCACCAGCAGAACGATCGGGACCAGCACCTTCATGGGACCACCTCCGAACGGCGAGAGGAACGGAGCCGCCCCGATCCTACTCCATCCTACTCGTCGGCGGGCCACAAATGGTCCCACCAGCCCGCGTCGTCCTTCAGGTGCCGGTCGAACCAGGCCACGATCGATTCCGACCAGCGCTTGCGCTTGTCGTACTGCAGGATCCAGTGGCGCTCGCCCTCGACCCGGATGTACTCGACCTCGCGGCCGAGCACGCGCAGGGCGGTGTACATCTGCTCGCTCTCGCCGGGCGGGACGTTGTCGTCGATGCCGCCGTGCAGCAGCAACAGCGGTGTGGTGACCTCGTCAGCGGCGAACAGGGGGCTCTGGTCGACGTAGATGTCGGGACGGTTCCACGGATAGCTCTTCGCGGTGGCGGCGGCGCTGTAGGCGAAGCCCCAGTTGCCCTCGCCCCAGTAGCTGCTGATCGAGCTGATGCCGGCGTGCGACACGGCCGCCGCGAACATGTCGGTGCGCGTGGTCAGCAGCATGGTCATGAAGCCGCCGTAGCTGGCGCCGATGCAGCCCAGGCGGTCGGGATCGGCGAAGTCGTGGGCCCCGAGGTACGCGCCGGTGGCGGCGATGATCTCGTCGGCCACGGTCTTGCCCCAGTCGTTCACGTGACGCGCGGCGAACTCCTGCCCGAAGCCGGTCGCGCCGCTCGGCTGCATGACGTAGACCAGGTAGCCGTTGGCCGCCCACCACTCCTTGGGGTAGCGACCGCCGTAGCCACGGGTCACCGGCGAGGTCCCCCCGTAGTAGTAGACGATCGTCGGGTAGGTCTCGGACTCGTCGAAGTCGGGCGGGTAGTACACGCGGCCGATGATCGTGTCGTC
Proteins encoded in this region:
- a CDS encoding CPXCG motif-containing cysteine-rich protein, translating into MLEEHAFTCPYCWETIVFVLDLSVDEQEYVEDCEVCCRPILARVRAEDGELLDFEARTLE
- a CDS encoding SPFH domain-containing protein, producing MSTIPSSVPSKEKTLRPVNGGLLLTLTIILYLAIVGSFVWVAVQTDSFYLSHLVLLILATIALPFVLAGLFVVPPREARVLVLFGKYAGTVRDPGFFWANPFAKRTDVSLKAVNIASERIKVNDLDGNPIEIGAVVVYQVRDTSQAVFDVEDYRQFTDIQVETAVRKLASIHPYADDSDDVVSLRGDSEEVSNELLTELQDRLDRAGIEVIEARLSHLAYAAEIASAMLQRQQAAAIVAARRQIVDGAVGMVEDAIHSLADKDIIELDPERKATLVGNLLVVLCGQADAQPVINTGTMYN
- a CDS encoding toxin-antitoxin system HicB family antitoxin, giving the protein MSEDRPKYDAERHPDRREGPRRGSSRKAFLVRLPPDLHDELRRWADAELRSLNAHIEYLLREAVRRKKGSD
- a CDS encoding phosphate ABC transporter substrate-binding protein; the protein is MKNRILTALALVTLVALSALPAHAGPKVIVNSDAGVSSVSAETVKNVFLGRTTKFDNGTKVTFAVLKDGAAHESFLDDVVGKSPSQFLSYWRKLAFSGKGTMPQEFDSEDALVAFVQSTPGAIGYVSESTATDGVTVVALD
- a CDS encoding methyl-accepting chemotaxis protein, producing the protein MAMRIRHKVWLASVILLAGYLINVTLGFVQNGQTEATLRTTAETSFPAAQHCQKVLTDFEDQSRLFEEGVIFGEQEMLTKARDKGATLLERLREIQALEGLDEHLAADIDRAIDETEAYNSAAFDLYRKMAQGDFAAASAEARSAVASQRESLLAQHESHVDHTSENLQSTLADAKTASQRARVVSLALFAVVIAVSIVAVRYVTTRMITAPLHTILDRMADIADGQGDLTQRLDVHSNDEIGELSETFNRFVGKIQDAIKAVAQNTDVVGRSAQSLHEVSEQMRATATQTMERSQAAERESNDVNASALSAASSSEEMSSSIDEIAQNAALAAQETGMAVENVQQATQRIGELDAAGTEIGSVIKVIESIAEQTNLLALNATIEAARAGEAGKGFAVVANEVKELASQTARATEESTEKIRYIQESTQRSVTAMDEISAVIGRINDIATTIAAAVEEQSAATREITQSVNKAAQGSSAITQNVALVSRSAQDASNRADSTLSSANELSTMVQQLQSLVGQFRY
- the gcvP gene encoding aminomethyl-transferring glycine dehydrogenase, whose amino-acid sequence is MSRAHVSHSGGDLLRPTDSFVPRHLGPSDSDTEAMLAALGIASIDDLIDETVPAGIRLPERLALDGPRTESEALAEIRGIAAGNRVMRSFIGMGYHDTLTPAVIQRNVLENPGWYTQYTPYQAEISQGRLEALLNFQTMVSDLCALPLSNASLLDEATAAAEAMGMCWSVGRQKRHRFFVSDDCHPQTIAVVETRATPLGIDVVVGDLEDFDPSGEDYFGVLASYPTTDGRVVDLAGVAERAHAHGTRVVVAADLLALTLLRAPGEFGADIAIGSSQRFGVPLGFGGPHAAFMAAADDFKRLMPGRIIGVSKDSAGKPALRLAMQTREQHIRRDKATSNICTAQVLLAVMASMYGVYHGPDGLRRIAARVHGLAELVRTAARRLGHEVADGPIFDTVRITPQGIDATAVRYAAEQRGLNFRWFDDGSVGIALDEPTTAEEVTAILESLTPADTETPEVEPLAAEASTEVDPAFARTSDYMTHPVFHENRSEHQMLRYLHKLQSRDLSLVHSMIPLGSCTMKLNASAEMAPVTWNEFGRLHPFAPENQTEGYRELFRQMESTLGEITGYDAVSLQPNAGAQGEYTGLLVIRAYHHARGDHDRDVCLIPVSAHGTNPASAVMAGMKVVSVDCDDAGNIDLDDLKAKAEKHADRLSALMITYPSTHGVFEETVREVCDTVHAHGGQVYMDGANMNAQVGVTTPGSMGADVCHLNLHKTFCIPHGGGGPGMGPIGVKAHLAPFLPGHPVVETGGEQAIGPVSAAPWGSPSILPISWMYMRMMGEEGLRRATGMAVLNANYMAHRLRDHYPILYSGRNGRVAHEFILDVRAFKDSAGVTVDDIAKRLVDYGFHAPTMSWPVAGTLMVEPTESESKDELDRFCEAMIAIREEIRAIEDGTADGDDNVLHNAPHTLAELTRDDWPHPYSREQAGWPKPWLRDAKFFPSVGRVDNAWGDRHLVCTCPPVEEMAEV